A genome region from Crossiella equi includes the following:
- the rlmB gene encoding 23S rRNA (guanosine(2251)-2'-O)-methyltransferase RlmB — translation MAGNSKRRGAMRNAGTKKGAVVGSGGQRRKGLEGKGPTPHASQRVNHPAAKKAAAAAARAEQAKQRRKGESTTSEYVAGRNPVVECLRAGVPATALYVALGVDADERVSEAVRLAADRGISVLEVSRPELDKLTGGAMHQGLSLQVPPFTYHHPDDLLQLAKESGFPPLLVALDGVTDPRNLGAVIRSAAAFGAHGVVVPQRRSASMTAVAWRTSAGTAARLPVAMATNLNRTLKDWASAGLMIVGLDADATMNIDELELATGPLVVVVGSEGRGLGRLVKSHCDATVGIPMAPGVESLNASVAAGVVLAEVARRRRAAGRI, via the coding sequence ATGGCGGGTAACTCCAAGCGCCGGGGCGCGATGCGCAACGCGGGCACGAAGAAGGGCGCCGTTGTCGGCTCCGGTGGACAGCGGCGGAAGGGGTTGGAAGGCAAGGGCCCGACCCCGCACGCCTCGCAGCGGGTGAACCACCCGGCCGCGAAGAAGGCGGCCGCCGCGGCGGCGCGGGCCGAGCAGGCCAAGCAGCGCCGCAAGGGTGAGTCGACGACCTCGGAGTACGTGGCCGGGCGCAACCCGGTGGTCGAGTGCCTGCGCGCGGGCGTGCCCGCCACCGCGCTGTACGTCGCGCTGGGCGTGGACGCCGACGAGCGTGTGAGCGAGGCCGTGCGCCTGGCCGCCGACCGGGGCATCTCGGTGCTGGAGGTCTCGCGCCCGGAGCTGGACAAGCTGACCGGCGGTGCCATGCACCAGGGCCTGTCGCTCCAGGTCCCGCCGTTCACCTACCACCACCCGGACGACCTGCTGCAGCTGGCGAAGGAGTCCGGCTTCCCGCCGCTGCTGGTCGCGCTGGACGGGGTCACCGACCCGCGCAACCTGGGTGCGGTCATCCGCTCGGCCGCCGCGTTCGGCGCACACGGCGTGGTGGTGCCGCAGCGGCGCAGCGCGAGCATGACCGCCGTGGCCTGGCGCACCAGCGCGGGCACCGCGGCGCGACTGCCGGTGGCCATGGCCACCAACCTGAACCGCACGCTCAAGGACTGGGCGTCGGCGGGCCTGATGATCGTGGGCCTGGACGCCGACGCCACGATGAACATCGACGAGCTCGAGCTGGCCACCGGCCCGCTGGTGGTCGTCGTCGGGTCCGAGGGCCGTGGCCTGGGGCGCCTGGTGAAGTCGCACTGCGACGCCACCGTGGGCATCCCGATGGCGCCGGGCGTGGAGTCGCTGAACGCCTCGGTGGCCGCGGGTGTCGTGCTGGCCGAGGTGGCGCGCCGCCGCCGGGCAGCCGGTCGGATCTGA
- the cysS gene encoding cysteine--tRNA ligase has translation MALRLHDTATRSMREFHPLRSGAASIYVCGATVQGVPHIGHVRSGLNFDVLRRWLARNGDDVTLVRNVTDIDDKILAKAADHGRPWWEWAATHERAFISAYDSLGCLPASVEPRATGHVPQMIELMERLIERGHAYAADGDVYFAVASFAEYGALSGQKLDEVQQGESAATGKRDPRDFTLWKAAKPGEPSWPTPWGRGRPGWHLECSAMVTAYLGPQFDIHGGGVDLVFPHHENELAQSRAAGDGFAQYWLHNAWVTMSGEKMSKSLGNTVSIPQMLEHVRAPELRYYLVTPHYRSTIEYSEPALHDAVAGYRRIESFLRRVAQRTGCVDVEGLPGEFVAAMDEDLATPAAIAVVHTAVRDGNAAYDAGDDEKAREIAASVRAMTGLLGLDPLSEQWEIASTSDDGSRAALTALVEGLLEERQKARASKDFATADLLRDRLLAAGVAVEDTASGPLWTLKDC, from the coding sequence GTGGCTCTCCGACTTCATGACACCGCTACCAGGAGCATGCGGGAATTCCACCCGCTCCGGTCTGGGGCAGCGTCGATCTATGTCTGTGGGGCCACCGTGCAGGGAGTGCCCCACATCGGGCACGTGCGCAGCGGGCTCAACTTCGACGTGCTGCGCCGCTGGCTCGCGCGCAACGGCGACGACGTCACCCTCGTGCGCAACGTCACCGACATCGACGACAAGATCCTGGCCAAGGCCGCCGACCACGGTCGGCCCTGGTGGGAGTGGGCGGCCACGCACGAGCGCGCCTTCATCTCGGCCTATGACTCGCTGGGCTGCCTGCCCGCCTCGGTCGAGCCGCGCGCCACCGGGCACGTCCCGCAGATGATCGAGCTGATGGAGCGGCTGATCGAGCGCGGACACGCCTACGCCGCCGACGGCGACGTGTACTTCGCGGTCGCCTCCTTCGCCGAGTACGGGGCGCTCAGCGGCCAGAAGCTCGACGAGGTCCAGCAGGGCGAGTCCGCGGCCACCGGCAAGCGCGACCCCCGCGACTTCACGCTGTGGAAGGCGGCCAAGCCCGGCGAGCCGAGCTGGCCCACCCCGTGGGGCCGCGGCCGCCCCGGCTGGCACCTGGAGTGCTCGGCCATGGTCACCGCCTACCTCGGGCCCCAGTTCGACATCCACGGTGGCGGCGTCGACCTGGTGTTCCCGCACCACGAGAACGAGCTGGCGCAGTCGCGCGCGGCCGGGGACGGGTTCGCCCAGTACTGGCTGCACAACGCGTGGGTCACCATGAGCGGCGAGAAGATGTCGAAGTCGCTCGGCAACACCGTGAGCATCCCGCAGATGCTCGAGCACGTGCGCGCGCCCGAGCTGCGGTACTACCTGGTCACGCCGCACTACCGGTCGACCATCGAGTACTCCGAGCCGGCGCTGCACGACGCGGTGGCCGGGTACCGGCGCATCGAGAGCTTCCTGCGCCGGGTGGCGCAGCGCACCGGCTGCGTCGACGTCGAGGGCCTGCCCGGCGAGTTCGTGGCGGCCATGGACGAGGACCTCGCCACCCCGGCGGCCATCGCCGTGGTGCACACCGCGGTGCGGGACGGCAACGCCGCCTACGACGCCGGGGACGATGAGAAGGCCCGCGAGATCGCCGCCTCGGTGCGCGCGATGACCGGGTTGCTCGGCCTCGACCCGCTGTCCGAGCAGTGGGAGATCGCGTCCACTTCGGACGACGGTTCCCGCGCGGCGTTGACCGCGCTGGTCGAGGGTTTGTTGGAAGAGCGTCAGAAGGCTCGTGCCAGCAAGGATTTCGCCACGGCGGACCTGCTGCGCGACCGGCTGCTCGCGGCCGGGGTCGCGGTCGAGGACACCGCCTCCGGTCCACTGTGGACATTGAAGGACTGCTGA
- a CDS encoding HAD family hydrolase yields the protein MTTRGVLFDFSGTLFRLELGADWLDGLVDDAAAAELMRRLTAPTGRLESLPPELHEAWDRRDLDPELHREVYLAALTGEGITEEAVAAKIYDRMLEPSGWQPYPDTERVLRALAEAGTPVGVLSNIAWDIRAVFDRYGLAGLPDTYVLSYVEGRVKPDPELFRTACARLGLPPEEVLMVGDSREADGGATAIGCAFAHVEPLATADRPDALLAAVTGHGLLAG from the coding sequence ATGACGACTCGTGGGGTGCTCTTCGACTTCTCCGGCACGCTGTTCCGGCTCGAGCTGGGCGCGGACTGGCTGGACGGCCTCGTGGACGACGCCGCGGCGGCCGAGCTCATGCGGCGGCTCACCGCGCCCACCGGGCGGTTGGAGAGCCTGCCGCCGGAGCTGCACGAGGCGTGGGACCGCCGCGACCTGGACCCCGAGCTGCACCGCGAGGTGTACCTGGCCGCGCTGACCGGCGAGGGCATCACCGAGGAGGCGGTCGCGGCCAAGATCTACGACCGCATGCTGGAGCCGTCCGGCTGGCAGCCCTACCCGGACACCGAGCGGGTGCTGCGCGCGCTGGCCGAGGCGGGCACGCCGGTCGGCGTGCTCAGCAACATCGCCTGGGACATCCGCGCGGTGTTCGACCGGTACGGGCTGGCCGGGCTGCCGGACACCTACGTGCTGTCCTATGTCGAGGGGCGGGTCAAGCCGGACCCCGAGCTGTTCCGCACCGCCTGCGCGCGCTTGGGCCTGCCGCCGGAGGAGGTGCTCATGGTCGGCGACAGCCGCGAGGCGGACGGGGGCGCCACCGCGATCGGGTGTGCGTTCGCGCACGTCGAGCCGCTGGCCACGGCCGACCGGCCGGACGCGCTGCTGGCCGCGGTGACCGGGCACGGCCTGCTGGCCGGCTAG